A genomic window from Panthera tigris isolate Pti1 chromosome B4, P.tigris_Pti1_mat1.1, whole genome shotgun sequence includes:
- the KRT18 gene encoding keratin, type I cytoskeletal 18, with translation MSFTTHSIFSSNYRSVGSVQGSNHRVRPVSSAASVYAGAGGSGSRISISRSSSFRSGWGSGGMAAVMTGALAGIGGIQGEKETMQDLNDRLASYLERVRSLEADNQRLEIKIREHLEKKGPQVRDWGHYFKTIEELRAQIFANSVDNARIVLQIDNARLAADDFRVKYETELAMRQSVESDIHGLRKVIDDTNVTRLQLETEIEALKEELLFMKKNHEEEVKGLQNQIANSGLTVELDAPKSQDLSKIMADIRAQYEELAKKNREELDKYWSQQIEESTTVITSQTAEIAEAEKTLKELRRTVQSLEINLDSMRNLKASFENSLREVEARYTLQMEQLNGVLLHLESELSQTRTEGQRQAQEYEALLNVKVKLEAEIATYRRLLEDGEDFSLSDALDTSNSFQTIQKTTTRRIVDGKVVSETNDTKVLRR, from the exons ATGAGCTTCACCACCCACTCCATCTTCTCCTCCAACTACCGGTCCGTGGGCTCGGTGCAGGGGTCCAACCACCGGGTCCGGCCGGTCAGCAGTGCAGCCAGCGTCTATGCAGGCGCCGGGGGCTCAGGCTCCCGGATCTCCATATCCCGCTCCTCTAGCTTCCGGAGCGGCTGGGGGTCCGGGGGCATGGCCGCCGTGATGACCGGGGCTCTGGCGGGCATCGGGGGCATCCAGGGCGAGAAGGAGACCATGCAGGACCTGAATGACCGCCTGGCCTCCTACCTGGAGAGGGTGAGGAGCCTGGAGGCTGATAATCAGAGATTGGAGATCAAAATCCGGGAACACCTGGAGAAGAAGGGACCTCAGGTCAGAGACTGGGGGCACTACTTCAAGACCATCGAGGAGCTGAGGGCTCAG ATCTTTGCAAATTCTGTGGACAATGCCCGCATCGTTCTGCAGATTGACAATGCCCGTCTTGCTGCTGATGACTTCAGGGTCAA GTATGAGACGGAGCTGGCCATGCGCCAGTCTGTGGAGAGTGACATCCATGGGCTCCGCAAGGTCATTGATGACACCAATGTCACTCGGCTGCAGCTGGAGACAGAGATCGAGGCTCTCAAGGAAGAGTTGCTCTTCATGAAGAAGAACCATGAGGAG GAAGTAAAGGGTCTACAAAACCAAATTGCCAACTCGGGGTTGACCGTGGAGTTGGATGCCCCCAAATCTCAGGACCTCAGCAAGATCATGGCGGACATCCGGGCCCAGTATGAAGAGCTGGCTAAGAAGAACCGAGAGGAGCTGGACAAGTACTGGTCCCAGCAG ATTGAGGAGAGCACCACAGTGATCACCTCCCAGACTGCTGAGATAGCAGAAGCTGAGAAGACCCTCAAGGAGCTGAGACGCACGGTCCAGTCCTTGGAGATCAACCTGGACTCGATGAGAAACCTG AAGGCCAGCTTCGAGAACAGCTTGAGGGAGGTGGAGGCCCGCTACACCTTGCAGATGGAGCAGCTCAACGGGGTCCTGCTGCACCTGGAGTCAGAGCTGTCCCAGACCCGGACAGAGGGGCAGCGGCAGGCCCAGGAGTACGAGGCCTTGCTCAATGTCAAGGTCAAGCTGGAGGCTGAGATCGCCACCTACCGTCGCCTGCTGGAAGACGGGGAGGACTTCAG TCTTAGTGACGCCCTGGATACCAGCAACTCCTTTCAAACCATCCAGAAGACCACCACCCGCAGGATCGTGGACGGCAAAGTGGTGTCTGAGACCAACGACACCAAAGTTCTGAGGCGTTGA